From Acidithiobacillus sp., the proteins below share one genomic window:
- a CDS encoding beta-ketoacyl-ACP synthase III yields MKPIFSRIVATGGYLPDRILSNHDLEQMVDTSDAWIFARTGIRSRHIAAPDEKTVDMAEVAARQALADADLRAEDLDLIIVATTTPDQIFPSTACLLQARLRNHGAPAFDIQAVCTGFIYALATADRFIRSGGARHALVVGVESMSRIVDWTDRGTCILFGDGAGAVILSSSDEPGIISTHIHADGAYADLLQVPGGETRMTMQGNAVFRMAVRTLGEIVQETLAANALTPEDIDWLVPHQANIRIIQATADKLGLPMERVVTTVEHHGNTSAASVPLALDEAARRRCFQPGQRLLLEAFGGGFTWGSALLRWG; encoded by the coding sequence GTGAAACCCATATTTAGCCGTATTGTCGCCACTGGTGGCTATCTGCCAGATCGTATCCTCAGCAATCATGACCTGGAACAGATGGTGGATACCAGTGATGCCTGGATCTTTGCGCGCACCGGCATCCGCTCCCGGCATATCGCCGCTCCCGACGAGAAAACAGTAGACATGGCGGAAGTGGCCGCACGCCAGGCGCTGGCGGATGCGGATCTCCGGGCGGAGGATTTGGACCTTATTATTGTCGCGACAACCACTCCGGACCAGATATTCCCCAGCACCGCCTGTCTGCTGCAGGCCCGCTTGCGAAACCATGGTGCGCCTGCCTTTGATATTCAGGCGGTTTGTACCGGCTTTATCTATGCGCTGGCGACCGCCGATCGTTTTATCAGGAGCGGCGGGGCGCGGCACGCGTTAGTTGTCGGCGTGGAGAGTATGTCCCGCATCGTCGACTGGACAGATCGTGGCACCTGTATTCTTTTTGGTGACGGTGCCGGTGCTGTAATCCTCAGTTCCAGCGACGAGCCCGGTATCATCTCCACGCACATTCATGCTGACGGCGCCTATGCCGATTTGCTACAGGTGCCGGGTGGCGAGACACGGATGACCATGCAGGGAAACGCGGTGTTTCGCATGGCCGTGCGTACCCTGGGTGAGATTGTACAGGAAACACTCGCAGCAAATGCCCTGACACCAGAGGACATCGACTGGCTGGTGCCACACCAAGCCAATATCCGAATTATCCAGGCGACGGCCGATAAGTTAGGCCTGCCTATGGAGCGGGTCGTGACGACTGTGGAGCATCATGGTAATACTTCCGCAGCGTCGGTACCTTTAGCGCTGGATGAAGCAGCCCGACGTCGTTGTTTCCAGCCGGGGCAGCGTCTCCTGCTGGAGGCCTTCGGGGGGGGGTTCACTTGGGGATCTGCCCTCCTGCGTTGGGGCTGA
- the acpP gene encoding acyl carrier protein, which yields MDNVAERVKKVVVEQLGVNEDEVTNEASFVDDLGADSLDTVELVMALEEEFDCEIPDEEAEKIATVQQAIDYVSAHMSAKDA from the coding sequence ATGGACAATGTGGCAGAACGTGTAAAGAAGGTCGTAGTGGAGCAGTTAGGTGTCAACGAAGATGAAGTGACCAATGAAGCCTCTTTTGTCGATGACCTGGGTGCTGACTCGCTGGATACTGTGGAACTGGTGATGGCGCTGGAAGAAGAATTTGATTGCGAAATCCCCGATGAAGAAGCGGAGAAAATTGCGACTGTGCAACAGGCCATTGACTACGTGTCTGCGCATATGTCAGCCAAGGATGCCTGA
- a CDS encoding YceD family protein, translated as MFSAKASSLPLARVSVHGDRLEGVIDPHSWSRLGEALVSVQTVSVYLDLIRRGQVIAADGRIEVLGEIRCERCMGAMPLQLSVTVHSGLVEQEPTVTALDPELEVVLAENGVVAQQSWLEDEVLLALPMIPRCAEWRSGVCPVSGLEPLTVGK; from the coding sequence ATGTTTTCCGCCAAAGCGTCCAGCCTGCCACTTGCCCGGGTGTCTGTCCATGGTGACAGGCTGGAGGGTGTCATTGATCCGCATTCGTGGTCGCGCTTAGGTGAGGCGCTGGTCAGCGTACAGACGGTGAGTGTATACCTTGATCTGATTCGCAGGGGGCAGGTGATTGCTGCCGATGGCCGTATAGAGGTGCTTGGAGAGATTCGCTGCGAACGCTGTATGGGCGCTATGCCGTTACAGCTTTCGGTGACCGTGCACAGCGGGTTAGTAGAACAGGAACCCACGGTGACCGCGCTGGATCCTGAGTTGGAGGTGGTTCTTGCCGAAAATGGCGTTGTCGCTCAGCAAAGTTGGCTAGAGGATGAAGTGCTACTGGCCCTCCCCATGATTCCTCGCTGTGCGGAGTGGAGGTCAGGCGTATGTCCGGTTTCGGGGCTTGAACCGTTAACAGTTGGTAAATGA
- the fabD gene encoding ACP S-malonyltransferase: MHGSIAFVFPGQGSQSLHMLAELATSHPSVKTVFAEASAQLGEDLWSLTQDGPVEKLNQTRWTQPVMLAAGYAVYRVWEEEGGGFPDFVAGHSLGEYTALVVADAMDFPDAVRLVAERGRLMQEAVPEGMGAMAAIIGLGDDEVKQLCAQEARGEVLAAANFNAPGQVVAAGNQAAIERLVESARAAGAKRVVALPVSVPSHCSLMMLAAERFQSTLESVQFRSPKTMVVHNADVQSHNTPEAIRAALAKQLYSPVRWTDTIRHLARQGAMTFVEMGPGRVLSGLGKRIEPDLTMLHIEDGKSLKATLEVI; encoded by the coding sequence TTGCACGGCTCTATCGCCTTTGTTTTCCCCGGTCAGGGTTCGCAATCCTTGCACATGTTGGCTGAATTGGCCACCAGTCATCCGTCGGTCAAGACGGTTTTTGCAGAAGCTTCGGCCCAGTTGGGCGAGGACCTATGGTCGCTTACTCAGGATGGCCCTGTCGAAAAACTGAATCAGACGCGCTGGACGCAGCCGGTGATGCTGGCTGCGGGGTACGCCGTTTATCGAGTCTGGGAAGAAGAGGGGGGGGGCTTCCCCGACTTTGTCGCCGGACACTCTCTGGGTGAATACACGGCCTTGGTGGTCGCAGATGCGATGGACTTCCCGGATGCAGTACGTTTGGTCGCTGAACGCGGTCGTCTGATGCAGGAAGCGGTGCCGGAAGGTATGGGTGCCATGGCTGCCATCATTGGTCTCGGCGATGATGAGGTGAAACAACTTTGCGCTCAGGAAGCACGAGGTGAAGTGCTCGCAGCGGCTAATTTTAATGCGCCAGGACAGGTGGTGGCCGCAGGTAATCAGGCCGCCATTGAACGCCTGGTGGAGTCGGCGCGTGCAGCAGGCGCGAAGCGCGTTGTCGCGCTTCCGGTCAGTGTGCCCAGTCATTGTAGTCTGATGATGCTGGCTGCCGAACGTTTTCAGAGCACTCTGGAATCGGTGCAGTTCCGCAGCCCTAAGACGATGGTGGTGCATAACGCCGATGTGCAAAGCCACAACACGCCTGAGGCCATTCGCGCGGCCCTTGCTAAGCAGTTGTATTCGCCGGTACGCTGGACAGACACGATTCGTCATCTTGCCCGACAAGGGGCTATGACCTTCGTAGAAATGGGGCCAGGTCGCGTGCTGTCGGGTTTGGGGAAGCGTATTGAGCCTGATCTGACCATGCTCCACATTGAAGATGGCAAAAGCCTCAAGGCCACCCTGGAGGTGATTTAA
- the rpmF gene encoding 50S ribosomal protein L32, which produces MAVPQSKTSRSRRDMRRAHDFLVTVNRSVCDHCGAAKLPHHVCPECGFYKGREIVKKAVEA; this is translated from the coding sequence ATGGCCGTTCCACAAAGTAAAACTTCCCGTTCACGTCGCGATATGCGACGCGCCCACGATTTTTTGGTAACAGTAAACCGTTCCGTATGTGACCATTGCGGTGCAGCCAAACTGCCCCATCATGTGTGCCCGGAATGTGGTTTCTATAAAGGTCGCGAGATCGTGAAGAAGGCGGTCGAAGCCTGA
- the plsX gene encoding phosphate acyltransferase PlsX, translating to MPHIAVDAMSGDSGPSTVVLAIRDLLRDYPDVIFHMVGDTNILQAELARSHLQGSAQIVVHHASQVVAMDEAPSQALRGKRDSSMHVAISLLREGHVDAVVSAGNTGALMALGKVFLRTIPGIDRPAIAAFLPTTTGRLLALDLGANVDCHPEHLLQFAVMGSILAERVMGLAKPRVGLLNIGSEDIKGNEQVKEAALLLRAAKLNFIGNVEGSDIYRGVADVVVCDGFVGNVALKTSEGLAGMISQELRASYTHGWYGRIAYLVNRPILQRLRRRLDSRQYNGATLLGLNGIVIKSHGNADRFAFACAVEVAIAEARHRLTLHIAEVIQENLASTVRNSA from the coding sequence ATGCCGCATATTGCGGTAGATGCCATGAGTGGTGATTCCGGGCCGTCGACGGTGGTTCTCGCCATCCGTGATCTGCTCAGGGATTACCCTGATGTCATTTTTCACATGGTCGGCGACACGAATATCCTCCAGGCGGAGCTTGCGCGGTCACACCTGCAAGGCTCGGCGCAGATTGTTGTACATCACGCCAGTCAGGTGGTGGCGATGGACGAGGCACCATCACAGGCCTTACGCGGCAAACGGGACTCGTCTATGCATGTCGCCATCAGCCTGTTGCGGGAAGGACATGTCGATGCGGTGGTCAGTGCGGGTAACACCGGTGCGCTGATGGCGCTTGGTAAAGTGTTTCTTCGCACCATTCCCGGCATAGACCGACCGGCTATTGCCGCTTTTCTGCCGACGACGACAGGACGTTTGCTCGCCCTGGATTTGGGTGCCAATGTCGATTGTCATCCGGAACATCTCCTGCAGTTCGCAGTCATGGGCTCGATACTCGCTGAGCGCGTCATGGGCCTTGCCAAGCCGCGGGTGGGTTTGCTCAATATCGGCTCTGAAGATATCAAGGGCAATGAGCAGGTCAAAGAAGCCGCATTGCTCCTGCGCGCTGCCAAGCTGAATTTTATTGGTAATGTGGAAGGTTCCGATATTTATCGGGGCGTTGCTGATGTGGTGGTTTGTGACGGCTTTGTGGGTAATGTCGCGCTCAAGACCTCTGAAGGACTGGCGGGGATGATTAGCCAGGAACTGCGTGCCAGCTATACTCATGGTTGGTATGGGCGTATTGCGTATTTGGTCAATCGTCCGATCTTGCAACGTTTGCGGCGTCGCCTCGACTCTCGCCAGTACAATGGTGCCACCCTATTGGGGCTGAATGGCATTGTCATCAAAAGTCATGGCAACGCCGACCGCTTTGCCTTTGCCTGTGCCGTGGAGGTGGCTATTGCTGAAGCCAGGCATCGCCTGACCCTGCATATTGCCGAGGTGATTCAGGAAAATCTCGCTTCAACGGTGCGAAACAGCGCGTGA
- the hda gene encoding DnaA regulatory inactivator Hda encodes MRGARQLVLPLGVKSPATLGGYYPYPNAEALRAVLNLVAEPQNICLYLYGPGGVGKSHVLLGAAAAVAGWVPYIDCSDVTNPFKAIMAPGTFSSLIEAPLLCLDNVESWAGQRDKEIFFFDLYNERMGRGQPMLLASRRSPQLTDWVLPDWASRVSAGLQYALRFPSDAEKMVILQEMALRRGLQMGVDAAHYLLRHYPRDLGALDQLLSVLDARSWEQQREVTIPFIRLCLAAENS; translated from the coding sequence ATGAGGGGAGCGCGACAACTGGTTCTCCCATTGGGGGTAAAGTCACCAGCAACGCTGGGAGGATATTATCCCTATCCGAATGCGGAGGCGCTGCGTGCGGTGCTAAACCTGGTGGCTGAACCGCAGAACATCTGTCTTTATCTTTATGGGCCAGGTGGGGTGGGTAAAAGCCATGTACTGCTGGGGGCCGCCGCCGCGGTTGCCGGGTGGGTACCTTATATAGACTGCAGTGATGTCACCAATCCGTTTAAGGCAATAATGGCTCCAGGGACGTTCTCCAGTCTGATAGAAGCGCCTCTGTTGTGTCTGGACAATGTTGAAAGCTGGGCGGGTCAGCGCGATAAGGAAATTTTTTTCTTTGATCTCTATAATGAACGCATGGGTCGCGGGCAACCGATGCTCCTTGCCAGTCGACGATCACCGCAGCTCACTGACTGGGTGCTCCCGGACTGGGCAAGCCGAGTGAGCGCGGGTTTGCAGTACGCTTTGCGTTTCCCCAGTGATGCGGAGAAAATGGTCATTTTGCAGGAAATGGCGCTGCGCCGTGGTCTACAGATGGGCGTAGACGCCGCTCATTATCTGTTACGGCATTATCCGCGTGATCTTGGTGCACTGGATCAATTGTTGAGTGTGCTGGATGCCCGGAGTTGGGAGCAGCAACGAGAAGTGACCATCCCTTTCATACGTCTTTGTCTGGCTGCGGAGAACTCGTGA
- a CDS encoding YihY/virulence factor BrkB family protein codes for MTIKIPPRQCFRQKDKVLEPSPKEHANCWQRLVHRVYLAWDGFWRDDCTDRAGLLAYTTLFGLVPLAVLVFSLWNLVGFSLFHRAQVDHLILHSFVPRTGDAILRQVNSLAARGAQLGLFGVSGLGVTAIFLLHEVERHFNAIWGVTPTCLWCRVLRYVAMLVLGPLSFAFILPLLGPLQPLQPLLAYLAYIPVLPPVLSHLLTLLVVTVMMAVLYKILPSAVTRWRDVIVGGISAAILFEAAKVALAGYLRFSTFETIYGALGALPIFLLWLYMAWAIVLFGAEMAVAVIVRDNH; via the coding sequence ATGACCATAAAAATACCGCCGCGGCAATGCTTTCGTCAGAAAGACAAGGTGCTAGAACCCAGTCCCAAAGAACATGCGAACTGCTGGCAACGCCTAGTCCACCGAGTATATCTTGCGTGGGATGGCTTTTGGCGTGACGACTGTACCGACCGTGCGGGGCTGCTTGCTTATACCACGCTTTTTGGTTTGGTGCCGCTGGCGGTACTGGTCTTCAGTCTGTGGAATCTGGTGGGGTTCAGCCTGTTCCACCGTGCCCAGGTGGATCATCTGATTTTGCATAGTTTTGTCCCGCGAACAGGGGATGCGATTTTGCGTCAGGTAAACAGCCTCGCAGCGCGCGGAGCGCAATTGGGTTTGTTTGGCGTATCAGGACTGGGTGTTACCGCGATTTTTCTGCTTCATGAGGTAGAGCGACATTTCAACGCCATCTGGGGTGTCACTCCGACTTGTCTGTGGTGTCGCGTTTTACGCTATGTGGCTATGCTTGTATTAGGCCCGCTCAGCTTTGCATTCATCCTACCTCTGCTGGGTCCCCTGCAACCCCTGCAACCCCTGCTGGCCTACTTGGCATATATCCCGGTCTTGCCCCCCGTTTTGAGTCATCTGCTTACCCTTCTGGTGGTCACCGTGATGATGGCCGTGCTCTACAAAATACTGCCCTCGGCGGTTACGCGCTGGCGGGATGTCATCGTTGGCGGGATATCCGCCGCCATCCTGTTTGAAGCTGCCAAGGTTGCGCTGGCTGGTTATCTGCGATTTTCAACCTTCGAAACCATATATGGCGCTTTGGGCGCCCTTCCTATTTTTCTTCTCTGGCTATATATGGCCTGGGCGATTGTTTTGTTCGGTGCGGAGATGGCCGTGGCTGTGATAGTCCGTGATAATCATTAG
- the fabG gene encoding 3-oxoacyl-ACP reductase FabG: MAGFFEGQLALITGGSRGIGQEIARVLGRQGARIVATATTPAGAERISADLAAHGIRGAGVTLDVTDDAAMSAVLEQIQASHGAPTILVNSAGITRDQLLLRMKDDDWDAVMATNLRAVYRLSKLCVRDMLKARFGRIINITSVVGAMGNAGQTNYAAAKAGVAGFTRAMAREVAARQVTVNCVAPGFISTDMTEGLNDAHRDALMQQIPAGRLGVVADVAAAVAYLASPDAGYVTGQILHVNGGMWMG, encoded by the coding sequence ATGGCGGGATTTTTTGAAGGCCAGTTGGCCCTGATCACCGGCGGCAGTCGCGGCATCGGGCAGGAGATCGCTCGCGTGCTGGGTAGGCAGGGCGCACGGATCGTCGCCACGGCAACCACGCCTGCTGGTGCAGAACGGATCAGTGCAGATCTGGCAGCGCATGGTATTCGCGGCGCGGGGGTGACACTGGATGTCACCGATGATGCGGCCATGTCCGCGGTGCTCGAGCAGATACAGGCATCCCACGGCGCGCCGACCATATTGGTAAACAGCGCGGGCATCACCCGCGACCAATTGCTGCTGAGGATGAAGGATGACGATTGGGATGCCGTCATGGCGACCAATTTGCGCGCGGTATATCGCTTGAGCAAGCTGTGCGTGCGCGATATGCTCAAAGCGCGTTTCGGCCGTATTATTAACATTACGTCTGTAGTGGGTGCCATGGGTAACGCCGGACAGACCAATTATGCGGCGGCCAAGGCGGGTGTGGCAGGTTTTACCCGCGCTATGGCCCGGGAAGTGGCGGCGCGGCAGGTGACGGTCAATTGTGTGGCTCCTGGCTTCATCAGTACGGACATGACCGAGGGACTGAATGACGCGCACCGTGATGCCCTAATGCAGCAGATTCCCGCGGGGAGGCTGGGTGTGGTGGCTGATGTGGCCGCCGCAGTTGCTTACTTGGCGAGTCCAGATGCGGGTTATGTAACCGGACAGATTCTGCATGTCAATGGTGGCATGTGGATGGGGTAA
- a CDS encoding CDP-alcohol phosphatidyltransferase family protein, protein MTVIAPLPSFTAMNLPNRLTLLRLFLVPVIFYALAKGFFAVALITFLAAAITDALDGWIARYYHLQTRLGAVLDPLADKLLVVTTVITLTWMQRIPLWMTVAVLSRDLLIVGGGLLYLLLIGKFSVRPTLLSKWNTALQFIVIVLVLLQAACHWHAPLMSIFVLVFLMAVVSGGQYVWIWSRKAIAQEGAADES, encoded by the coding sequence ACAGTCATCGCACCCTTGCCTAGCTTCACTGCGATGAATCTGCCGAATCGGTTGACCTTGTTACGACTCTTTCTGGTGCCGGTGATCTTCTACGCACTGGCGAAGGGGTTTTTTGCCGTGGCCTTGATCACTTTTTTGGCTGCGGCGATTACCGATGCACTGGATGGTTGGATAGCCCGTTATTATCATCTTCAGACCCGTTTGGGCGCAGTTCTTGATCCGTTAGCGGATAAATTACTGGTTGTGACGACGGTCATCACGCTGACCTGGATGCAGCGTATTCCTTTGTGGATGACTGTTGCCGTTCTCTCCCGGGATCTGCTGATTGTCGGTGGCGGCTTGCTTTACCTGCTGCTGATCGGAAAATTCAGTGTTCGCCCGACGCTGCTATCGAAATGGAACACGGCGCTACAATTCATTGTCATTGTGCTGGTGCTATTACAGGCAGCATGCCATTGGCATGCCCCGTTGATGTCAATTTTTGTCCTGGTGTTCCTGATGGCCGTTGTGTCCGGGGGGCAGTATGTCTGGATATGGAGCCGCAAGGCGATTGCTCAGGAGGGGGCTGCGGACGAATCATGA